From Strix uralensis isolate ZFMK-TIS-50842 chromosome 1, bStrUra1, whole genome shotgun sequence, a single genomic window includes:
- the LOC141951863 gene encoding uncharacterized protein LOC141951863 isoform X1 has protein sequence MIKQRAKQELPGRLGAPMAEEKPKYNCTVSEVTIVNLQPEKNPILILAGGKTGFEHRNLGFRPPSPRISEKRLSQGDKKLWPEKVKKEGALSPILHCANEVCGTENITLKRPVKLAPLEIPVEVKEAQLQKIMSIKREAQMAAQKLTVINSISNEPHVKRVKNLAQGELENLQKIKLSEKAALENKDDPLPPKSSKPLGEIQIILPPETTSKLTKQLGVEEAPKTLRKPLIPALQVSNMHEESNSSDSIPDPYQNVSRHRFRVRHMKEQQEDHGKTKPLKVTDPSVGEGKQKSVGQQTQKTLSDASKLIENMAKKQKERGANQGEVDEASFVRRQSTRRMALGDIIQVDED, from the coding sequence GGTGCCCCAATGGCTGAAGAAAAGCCCAAGTATAACTGCACTGTCAGTGAAGTCACAATTGTGAACCTGCAGCCTGAGAAAAATCCCATTCTCATCTTGGCAGGAGGAAAGACAGGATTTGAACATAGGAACCTTGGTTTCCGACCTCCTTCTCCAAGGATTTCAGAGAAGAGGTTATCCCAGGGAGACAAAAAATTGTGGccagaaaaggtgaaaaaagaggGAGCTTTGTCTCCCATCCTGCATTGTGCAAATGAAGTGTGTGGCACAGAGAACATCACCCTGAAGAGGCCGGTGAAGTTGGCCCCTCTGGAGATTCCTGTGGAGGTGAAAGAAGCCCAGCTCCAAAAAATTATGAGCATTAAGAGAGAAGCCCAAATGGCTGCTCAGAAGCTGACAGTTATCAACTCCATCAGCAATGAACCCCATGTGAAAAGGGTAAAGAATCTGGCTCAGGGGGAGCTGGAAAACCTTCAAAAGATAAAGTTGAGTGAGAAGGCTGCTCTGGAGAATAAAGATGATCCCCTCCCCCCTAAAAGCAGTAAACCCCTGGGagaaattcaaattattttgccTCCAGAGACAACTTCTAAGTTGACTAAACAACTAGGTGTTGAAGAGGCTCCCAAGACACTCCGTAAACCATTAATCCCCGCTCTCCAGGTATCCAACATGCACGAAGAGTCTAACAGCTCTGACAGCATCCCTGATCCTTACCAGAATGTTTCTCGGCACCGATTCAGAGTAAGGCACATGAAAGAGCAGCAAGAAGACCATGGAAAAACCAAACCCTTAAAGGTCACAGATCCAAGTGTGGGAGAAGGCAAGCAGAAATCTGTAGGtcaacaaacacaaaaaaccctcaGTGATGCAAGCAAACTCATTGAAAACATGGCCAAAAAGCAGAAGGAACGAGGAGCAAATCAAGGGGAAGTGGATGAAGCCTCTTTTGTGAGGAGACAGTCTACTCGGAGAATGGCCTTGGGAGACATCATCCAGGTGGATGAAGACTGA
- the LOC141951863 gene encoding uncharacterized protein LOC141951863 isoform X2 has protein sequence MFPDNLTEGAPMAEEKPKYNCTVSEVTIVNLQPEKNPILILAGGKTGFEHRNLGFRPPSPRISEKRLSQGDKKLWPEKVKKEGALSPILHCANEVCGTENITLKRPVKLAPLEIPVEVKEAQLQKIMSIKREAQMAAQKLTVINSISNEPHVKRVKNLAQGELENLQKIKLSEKAALENKDDPLPPKSSKPLGEIQIILPPETTSKLTKQLGVEEAPKTLRKPLIPALQVSNMHEESNSSDSIPDPYQNVSRHRFRVRHMKEQQEDHGKTKPLKVTDPSVGEGKQKSVGQQTQKTLSDASKLIENMAKKQKERGANQGEVDEASFVRRQSTRRMALGDIIQVDED, from the coding sequence GGTGCCCCAATGGCTGAAGAAAAGCCCAAGTATAACTGCACTGTCAGTGAAGTCACAATTGTGAACCTGCAGCCTGAGAAAAATCCCATTCTCATCTTGGCAGGAGGAAAGACAGGATTTGAACATAGGAACCTTGGTTTCCGACCTCCTTCTCCAAGGATTTCAGAGAAGAGGTTATCCCAGGGAGACAAAAAATTGTGGccagaaaaggtgaaaaaagaggGAGCTTTGTCTCCCATCCTGCATTGTGCAAATGAAGTGTGTGGCACAGAGAACATCACCCTGAAGAGGCCGGTGAAGTTGGCCCCTCTGGAGATTCCTGTGGAGGTGAAAGAAGCCCAGCTCCAAAAAATTATGAGCATTAAGAGAGAAGCCCAAATGGCTGCTCAGAAGCTGACAGTTATCAACTCCATCAGCAATGAACCCCATGTGAAAAGGGTAAAGAATCTGGCTCAGGGGGAGCTGGAAAACCTTCAAAAGATAAAGTTGAGTGAGAAGGCTGCTCTGGAGAATAAAGATGATCCCCTCCCCCCTAAAAGCAGTAAACCCCTGGGagaaattcaaattattttgccTCCAGAGACAACTTCTAAGTTGACTAAACAACTAGGTGTTGAAGAGGCTCCCAAGACACTCCGTAAACCATTAATCCCCGCTCTCCAGGTATCCAACATGCACGAAGAGTCTAACAGCTCTGACAGCATCCCTGATCCTTACCAGAATGTTTCTCGGCACCGATTCAGAGTAAGGCACATGAAAGAGCAGCAAGAAGACCATGGAAAAACCAAACCCTTAAAGGTCACAGATCCAAGTGTGGGAGAAGGCAAGCAGAAATCTGTAGGtcaacaaacacaaaaaaccctcaGTGATGCAAGCAAACTCATTGAAAACATGGCCAAAAAGCAGAAGGAACGAGGAGCAAATCAAGGGGAAGTGGATGAAGCCTCTTTTGTGAGGAGACAGTCTACTCGGAGAATGGCCTTGGGAGACATCATCCAGGTGGATGAAGACTGA
- the LOC141951863 gene encoding uncharacterized protein LOC141951863 isoform X3, with protein MAEEKPKYNCTVSEVTIVNLQPEKNPILILAGGKTGFEHRNLGFRPPSPRISEKRLSQGDKKLWPEKVKKEGALSPILHCANEVCGTENITLKRPVKLAPLEIPVEVKEAQLQKIMSIKREAQMAAQKLTVINSISNEPHVKRVKNLAQGELENLQKIKLSEKAALENKDDPLPPKSSKPLGEIQIILPPETTSKLTKQLGVEEAPKTLRKPLIPALQVSNMHEESNSSDSIPDPYQNVSRHRFRVRHMKEQQEDHGKTKPLKVTDPSVGEGKQKSVGQQTQKTLSDASKLIENMAKKQKERGANQGEVDEASFVRRQSTRRMALGDIIQVDED; from the coding sequence ATGGCTGAAGAAAAGCCCAAGTATAACTGCACTGTCAGTGAAGTCACAATTGTGAACCTGCAGCCTGAGAAAAATCCCATTCTCATCTTGGCAGGAGGAAAGACAGGATTTGAACATAGGAACCTTGGTTTCCGACCTCCTTCTCCAAGGATTTCAGAGAAGAGGTTATCCCAGGGAGACAAAAAATTGTGGccagaaaaggtgaaaaaagaggGAGCTTTGTCTCCCATCCTGCATTGTGCAAATGAAGTGTGTGGCACAGAGAACATCACCCTGAAGAGGCCGGTGAAGTTGGCCCCTCTGGAGATTCCTGTGGAGGTGAAAGAAGCCCAGCTCCAAAAAATTATGAGCATTAAGAGAGAAGCCCAAATGGCTGCTCAGAAGCTGACAGTTATCAACTCCATCAGCAATGAACCCCATGTGAAAAGGGTAAAGAATCTGGCTCAGGGGGAGCTGGAAAACCTTCAAAAGATAAAGTTGAGTGAGAAGGCTGCTCTGGAGAATAAAGATGATCCCCTCCCCCCTAAAAGCAGTAAACCCCTGGGagaaattcaaattattttgccTCCAGAGACAACTTCTAAGTTGACTAAACAACTAGGTGTTGAAGAGGCTCCCAAGACACTCCGTAAACCATTAATCCCCGCTCTCCAGGTATCCAACATGCACGAAGAGTCTAACAGCTCTGACAGCATCCCTGATCCTTACCAGAATGTTTCTCGGCACCGATTCAGAGTAAGGCACATGAAAGAGCAGCAAGAAGACCATGGAAAAACCAAACCCTTAAAGGTCACAGATCCAAGTGTGGGAGAAGGCAAGCAGAAATCTGTAGGtcaacaaacacaaaaaaccctcaGTGATGCAAGCAAACTCATTGAAAACATGGCCAAAAAGCAGAAGGAACGAGGAGCAAATCAAGGGGAAGTGGATGAAGCCTCTTTTGTGAGGAGACAGTCTACTCGGAGAATGGCCTTGGGAGACATCATCCAGGTGGATGAAGACTGA